Genomic DNA from Porites lutea chromosome 4, jaPorLute2.1, whole genome shotgun sequence:
TTTTAATGTGAAACTGGGGCCTAAATGGTGTACACAGTCTGACAAGTACATACCATCAAATATTATTCTTTAAACTAACGTGATGTGACGCGATGCTTCACAGCACTACACCTTCATGACATGATTGAAATGTTCACTCTTCAAAATTATCTAGCGGACTGGCCGCTCTGACTCCCAGAGCAGCTTCTaatgaaaactgttttcaaaattaaatgaaatatttttaaccctctaagtcccaatagtgaccaagatcaaatttctccaaacaaGATCCATACACTGCCAAGAGATGTTATAAGcagtaacaaaatgatcacacaagagaaaatgccttgatctattatcaaattctctctacttattcttgaaggaaatgtatagagatcagtttggagaatttgtacgtggatactggggcttaaagggttaaggcccACCACAGTGAACTGCGAACGAGAAAAAGGCTTCCTTTTTTCACCAAGCATAATTGAAGGCCTAATAATGTTACACAAAACTAAAATGTCATGAGATGATTGTGTAAGAAAAGTTTGTAGCAGACTACAGAAATAGTTGTAGTTCTTCAGTGGACTGTAGATTTTTACTGAGCTGGTCACTTGATCTCTGATCTGGAAGCATGGCAGGCTGAAAGAGGAAACAGAAAATCGATGAGAATTTCCTTTTGAGCGAAAACacactttttctgtttctttattacTGCCCAGTAGATAATCGAGTACCAGCTTTTTCAATTTCTCGTTCCTCACCTAATCTGCAAAGACGACCTTGTGTATTTGACGCGGGGAAGTGCAGAGTTGATATAATCCTGGTCGATTCTTTGGCACCTTTGCTGTAACAGGCACTAGGCTCTCCAAACTCTCCGTCCACTGTTCACCGCTGAGTTCCAGTTTGTAAAGGTTCCTTGAGACATTCTTGTACCAGAGAAGGGAAACATCACCTTGTTGATTGAGAGAATGGATCTGTCCGATCAGGACTTTTGGGCAGTTAAGCTTGCTATGCTCTTCCACCACAGCTACAAAGTCACCCGGTTTGAATGGGCAGTCACCGAAACTCTGCGGTTGGCCATTATCGGGTTCCTCTTCCAAATGGTCCTCTGCATACTCCCTGGCTAGGTTGACAGCAAGCTGCTTTCTGTCATTGGCGGTACCGCGGTCATAGGTACGCTGGGCTTGTTGCCATGAATGTCTGAGAGCGGCCGCCAATGATGCCTTAAGGGCATCTGTGCAATCACTGTGAAATGGAGAACTTATTTTAGAGATGGCTATGAACACGAAGAAAGGCAGACCTACCAAATACTACCCGCCAAAATTTAATGTGTGGAAAATATTTGTAATCATTGGTTGTCTTGTTCACCTACTGTTAATGCTGATCACCAGTGGTCCAATGTATATGTTTTAGttgattttttatctcaggtaattttattctccttttgtttttgagtatggtgatgtatggcaAAGACGTTtaaaccaaaggaaaataaaaattacctgacataaaaaattaactacaacatatatttcATAAAATGTCCTATTGTTATAAATTCTATATTGCACATAGCTTTtctctggttttattttttttatttagggaaATGTCACAGAGCAACctccagttttcctttttcaagatgttttataattttttatttctataagATTATGATGCTCCTTTGAGTAAGGTTTTTCAGCAACAATAATCAACTCACACCAGTGCATGAccgagaaagagaaacaaaaaaattcaatccCAGGATAAAGTTGGACTGATGTGAATATCTCTAAGTTTGTTGAGTGAGTATTTTTACTTTGATGAGGCAGAAAAAAAGCTGTGCAGTGTatagtagaaaaaaataattatcttactcTCTGCCATACGACCAGGTGATGAAAGCAGATCGAAGCATATTCACTGTCACCAATCTTCCAGTCAGGCTACgaaacaaacttttcatgtgTGCAGAGAACGCAGGTCCCGAGAATCTGTGACCCTTCCTGTTCTGCAAGGTACAAGTTAAAAAAGACATGGATGAACACTGAACTAAAGTTGGAAAAACACTCGGATCTTTCTAGTAAAATTGACAATAATATTGAACGTGTGAAAGAAACAGTGATTCTTACAGGTCCAGCTTTTGCTTTCCTAGAACCATGTGTTCCAGTACAAAGAAATACAAAGATAGCATTGTATTAACTGAAGGGTGAATTGGGTCGAGAAAGCACCCTCGCTGAATTTAATGCTCGTCCTAAAAGATGATTTTCCAGATAAAATAACCCCAACTACTGAAATGAAGATAACCAATTGAAAGGATTCACCCTCACAAGGGTGCTTTTTTGTCCATATTTTTCACCCAAATAAGATCTCAATAAGGTGAAAATTTGGCGCGATTCACCCTTGAAGGGTGAGAAATGTCAAAGAATCACCCTAAGGAGAATTAATTTCAAATCCCAGGGACTTCTATGAGAGTGGTTAGGGGATTTATATAGGTGAATCAAGAGACTGAGACATTTTCAAAAGCTAATTTAAGGTTAGGGTAAAACCTTACTGTGTCCAATTTAGGGTGATAATTTAAATCCACTCACCAGAAGCAAGTAGTCCCCACTGTCATCCTTTGCAAGGAGTGGACGGAAATCGTTGATGTAATTTACCAGAACTTTGTATAGTTCATGGTCACACTGAAAAGAAGGAGAATCCTGTTTAAGTCCACTTTGCCTTTTAGAAACCAACATGAAAATTCTTTGCACTGTATCTTCCCTTTGCTAATGTAACATTTGTGCAACAAGGGACACGAGTTTTGGGAATTATGAAAAACTGAGTAGTGATCTCACCTGCAGAGTTAGCTCATCCCTTCCAGATGTCCCGGATGTGATAATCGCAACGCCATTCTACCTGTAGCCAAACCGTTTCTCCGGGAGTAAGAGGCAatctaaaaatgtaaaatgtaaaatgtaatacataacaaaacaaaaattcattaaaatacaagaaaaaaagaggcaaTCTATCCATATTTAGGGCTACGCGCACATTTATTTTACCCATACCATACACAGAAACGCTCTATCGTAAGGTGTGTAACAGTTGGGTTAGCAATGATGCGATGATTGAGGCAAAGTCCCGAACCATATGCTTTAAAGTTATCCCCTTGTTCTGTCCGTGATGTATTTTCAAGACACCTTGGGCTATGTGCCCTAATGGCCAGAGCACACAGTAGTAAAAATGCACGCATGACCCAGCTGTTGGCAAGCAGCACAGCATTGCACCAAATTTACACTCTTGCAGTGCCTTGTCAGTTGTCTCCAGCTGAGAGAGTACAAAGGAAGACCAAGGTGAAAGATCTTCTGTGTAAAATCTTTGACTGCAAGAGGAACAGATTGCAGTGCCTGAAGCACATCGGCCAGTTGGCCCAGCTCTTGCCAAGACTTCTGTGTGTCCAGTTGGTCACAGGGCACTCTCTCTTCTGGGATGACTTGAGGAAAGTGGCACGTGCAGTGAATTCCCAGCCAAATCAACAGTCAAAATTAGCTGCAATAGTTGCCATTGGGAGAAAACTTCCTCCAGCGTCCCCTTGGAGAGCATTCCTCACCTCAGAGAGGACCGCAGATGAGGAGGCTATTATCCAAAGATTTGGCTCCTAATGTGCAAGCGCTTTTCAGTGCATTAGTTCTGTATTTCTTAACACCTCTGGAGGGTGAATATTAAGGATTTCTTTCATATTGATATACAGTAAacttaaatttgttgttaagaTCTAGAGACATAATAGGAGAAAAATGCAAGTATTTAAAGAGCaattaattttgatattccACTTAACTTATTCCTAAAATAGTTGGCTGAATAGTTTTCCCCCAGATGGTATTGCACAACTATATTTTGATGTAAACAAAGTGGCAGGTGCAGTGAATTCCCAGTCAAATCAACAGTCAACATTTATAGCAGCAGGTAGTTGCCAACAGGAGAATTTCCAAGAC
This window encodes:
- the LOC140936057 gene encoding uncharacterized protein; translation: MKSLFRSLTGRLVTVNMLRSAFITWSYGRDDCTDALKASLAAALRHSWQQAQRTYDRGTANDRKQLAVNLAREYAEDHLEEEPDNGQPQSFGDCPFKPGDFVAVVEEHSKLNCPKVLIGQIHSLNQQGDVSLLWYKNVSRNLYKLELSGEQWTESLESLVPVTAKVPKNRPGLYQLCTSPRQIHKVVFAD